In Sutterella faecalis, a genomic segment contains:
- a CDS encoding UDP-N-acetylmuramoyl-L-alanyl-D-glutamate--2,6-diaminopimelate ligase translates to MTKTNREVVDWMHKLVHEGAEMKLDSREVRPGDIFCAIPGTKSDGRAFIRVAAARGAAGVIYEADGTPQGEHYPVASLAVSHLASRLGEIAALFYGDASAGMTGVAVTGTNGKTTSTFWLGQLLTKLGAPAAVIGTVGVFFNGKKIPAPHLTTPDAVTLESLYARLAHEGAKAFAVEASSVGLEQGRLAGSHFRVGIFTNLSRDHLDYHHTMEAYADAKEILFRWPGLGAAVLNAEDPLSARFAATAKAHGIPVWTTGREGKGEALREASGAAHALDAFDCRSTGRGMAFTLRFEGETREVQLPAVGLFNVENALEVIAAMLALGFSLDDVVRGVAALEPPPGRMQPVYSEGMPLGVVDFCHTPDALQKALESLAPGVHARGGKLWTVFGCGGDRDPGKRPIMGAIAAKLSDHVIVTSDNPRSEDPESIVREVAAGAACAENVRIVTDRREAIHEAILEAAPEDLVLVAGKGHESEQILKDGPHHFLDAEVVREALNERRTREL, encoded by the coding sequence AAACCAACAGGGAAGTCGTCGACTGGATGCATAAGCTCGTGCACGAAGGGGCGGAAATGAAGCTCGACAGCCGCGAAGTGCGCCCGGGCGACATCTTCTGCGCCATTCCCGGCACGAAGTCGGACGGCCGCGCCTTCATCCGCGTGGCGGCTGCCCGCGGCGCCGCCGGCGTGATCTATGAGGCCGACGGGACGCCCCAGGGCGAGCACTATCCGGTGGCTTCGCTTGCGGTCTCGCACCTTGCCTCGCGCCTCGGAGAAATTGCCGCGCTCTTTTACGGCGACGCCTCCGCCGGAATGACCGGCGTTGCCGTTACCGGCACGAACGGGAAGACGACGAGCACGTTCTGGCTCGGTCAGCTCCTCACGAAGCTGGGCGCCCCGGCCGCCGTGATCGGAACGGTGGGCGTCTTCTTCAATGGTAAAAAAATACCGGCGCCGCACCTGACGACGCCCGATGCCGTGACGCTCGAGAGCCTTTATGCAAGGCTCGCTCACGAGGGCGCAAAGGCCTTCGCCGTTGAGGCGAGCTCGGTCGGCCTCGAACAGGGGCGGCTCGCAGGCTCGCACTTCCGCGTCGGCATCTTTACGAATCTCTCCCGCGACCATCTGGACTATCACCACACGATGGAAGCTTATGCGGATGCGAAGGAAATCCTTTTCCGCTGGCCCGGCCTCGGTGCAGCGGTGCTGAATGCCGAAGACCCCTTGAGCGCGCGCTTCGCGGCAACGGCAAAGGCGCACGGCATTCCCGTCTGGACGACGGGACGCGAGGGAAAGGGTGAAGCGCTTCGCGAAGCCTCCGGGGCCGCGCATGCGCTCGACGCCTTCGATTGCCGCTCCACCGGCCGCGGGATGGCCTTCACGCTCCGGTTTGAGGGCGAAACCCGCGAGGTGCAGCTCCCTGCAGTGGGGCTCTTTAATGTCGAAAATGCCCTCGAAGTCATTGCCGCCATGCTGGCGCTCGGCTTTTCCCTGGATGATGTCGTTCGGGGCGTCGCAGCGCTCGAGCCTCCTCCCGGGCGCATGCAGCCCGTTTATTCGGAAGGAATGCCGCTCGGCGTCGTCGACTTCTGCCACACGCCCGATGCACTTCAGAAAGCGCTCGAGAGTCTCGCGCCCGGCGTGCATGCCCGGGGCGGAAAGCTCTGGACGGTATTCGGCTGCGGCGGCGACCGCGATCCGGGAAAGCGCCCCATCATGGGCGCCATTGCCGCGAAGCTTTCCGACCACGTCATCGTGACGAGCGACAATCCGCGAAGCGAGGATCCGGAAAGCATTGTTCGCGAGGTGGCTGCCGGCGCAGCTTGCGCCGAAAACGTCCGCATCGTGACGGATCGGCGCGAAGCCATTCATGAAGCGATTCTCGAGGCCGCGCCCGAAGATCTTGTCCTCGTTGCAGGGAAAGGCCACGAAAGCGAACAGATTCTGAAGGACGGACCGCACCATTTCCTGGATGCGGAAGTGGTGCGCGAAGCGCTCAATGAGCGCCGCACGCGCGAGCTTTAA
- a CDS encoding UDP-N-acetylmuramoyl-tripeptide--D-alanyl-D-alanine ligase, translating to MEMDHPETLGWLKDALAGETVGLRLHHHHLEWCWKRITTDSREAGEGDVFVAIPGERFDGHDYARKASEAGAVCLVVEHEIHGADAAQIIVRNARRALARIARAWRARFSCNLTAVGGSNGKTTTTQMVAAVLRARWGADEMLATEGNFNNDIGVSHTLMGLRFRHRAAVVEAGMNHRGEMAVLADMIRPTVAVLTNAQREHQAFLETVAETASENGLLIAALPETGHAVFPADDPCSDVWASLALARGVKTFTFSFDSHIPADLMCTLDADGVLALRGEKADFRIALRIAGLHNARNAAAAAAAALIQDIDPEIIRKALESFEALPGRGARMRTADRFGGATLVDDAYNCNPDSAIASLRMLSREKSPRIFIFGDMAELGPSSEKWHAEVGSEAKRLGIDYFWTAGDKARAGALAFGVDGTRCRAFRDRDELIAALAELPAAGGTIVVKASNSAGFAKIVDVLKGK from the coding sequence ATGGAAATGGATCATCCGGAAACGCTCGGTTGGCTCAAAGACGCGCTCGCAGGGGAAACCGTGGGCTTAAGGCTTCACCATCATCATCTTGAATGGTGCTGGAAGCGGATCACAACCGATTCCCGCGAAGCGGGCGAAGGCGACGTCTTCGTCGCCATTCCCGGCGAGCGCTTTGACGGCCACGACTATGCAAGGAAGGCTTCCGAAGCGGGCGCCGTCTGTCTGGTGGTCGAGCACGAAATTCATGGCGCGGATGCCGCACAGATCATTGTGAGGAACGCGCGGCGCGCGCTCGCGAGGATTGCGCGCGCCTGGCGCGCCCGCTTCTCCTGCAATCTCACCGCAGTGGGCGGCAGCAACGGCAAAACCACCACCACTCAGATGGTGGCGGCTGTTCTGCGCGCACGCTGGGGTGCGGACGAGATGCTTGCGACCGAAGGAAACTTCAATAACGACATCGGCGTCTCCCATACGCTCATGGGGTTGAGGTTCCGCCACCGCGCTGCAGTGGTGGAGGCCGGCATGAATCACCGGGGCGAAATGGCCGTGCTCGCCGACATGATCCGACCGACGGTGGCGGTTCTCACCAATGCGCAGCGCGAACATCAGGCGTTCCTTGAAACCGTCGCTGAAACGGCAAGTGAAAACGGGCTCCTCATCGCAGCGCTTCCCGAGACCGGCCATGCCGTTTTTCCGGCGGACGACCCTTGCTCGGATGTCTGGGCCTCGCTCGCGCTCGCCCGCGGGGTGAAGACCTTCACGTTTTCCTTTGATTCCCATATCCCCGCCGACCTCATGTGCACGCTGGACGCCGATGGCGTGCTCGCGCTGAGAGGAGAGAAGGCAGACTTCCGGATCGCGCTCAGGATTGCGGGCCTCCACAATGCGAGGAATGCCGCCGCAGCAGCGGCCGCGGCGCTCATTCAGGACATTGATCCGGAAATCATTCGCAAGGCGCTTGAAAGCTTTGAGGCGCTTCCCGGGCGCGGCGCCCGCATGCGGACTGCGGACCGCTTCGGCGGGGCGACGCTTGTCGACGACGCCTACAACTGCAACCCCGACAGCGCGATTGCTTCTCTCAGAATGCTCTCCCGCGAAAAATCGCCCCGGATCTTCATCTTCGGCGACATGGCGGAGCTCGGGCCCTCGAGCGAAAAGTGGCATGCCGAAGTCGGGAGCGAAGCGAAGCGCCTCGGCATTGATTATTTCTGGACGGCGGGCGACAAGGCGCGCGCGGGCGCGCTTGCCTTCGGGGTCGACGGCACCCGGTGCCGGGCTTTCCGCGACCGCGACGAGCTGATTGCAGCGCTCGCGGAACTCCCGGCAGCGGGCGGCACCATCGTCGTCAAGGCGAGCAACAGCGCGGGGTTCGCGAAGATCGTGGACGTCCTGAAGGGCAAGTGA
- the mraY gene encoding phospho-N-acetylmuramoyl-pentapeptide-transferase: protein MLLELFRSLSSSWSGFGIFNYLTLRALLACFTALVIGFAFGPWMIRELKKLHFGQAVRTNGPQSHLVKDGTPTMGGALILFGITVSTLLWADLSNRFIWVVLFVTLGYGAIGWIDDYRKVVHHNPRGMSAKEKFGWQSVIGLIAAFYLALALSVEPGGTFAEALSKWYDARFPLDLTPNIHLLIPCFKDIALPFGLIGFMVFTYVVIVGSSNAVNLTDGLDGLAILPTVLVGMALGVFAYVVGRPDFSSYLIFPYIPGAGELVVIAGALAGAGLAFLWFNAHPAQVFMGDVGALALGGCLGTMAVIARQELVLAVMGGVFVAETLSVMIQTTYFRLSHGKRVFLMAPIHHHFELKGWKETQVVTRFWIITFILVLIGLSTLKIR from the coding sequence ATGCTTCTTGAACTTTTCCGCTCGCTCTCATCGAGCTGGTCGGGCTTCGGCATCTTCAACTATCTGACGCTGCGCGCGCTCCTTGCCTGCTTTACGGCGCTTGTGATCGGCTTCGCATTCGGTCCCTGGATGATCCGGGAACTGAAGAAGCTCCATTTCGGACAGGCCGTGCGCACGAACGGGCCGCAGTCGCATCTCGTGAAGGACGGGACGCCCACCATGGGCGGCGCCCTCATTCTCTTCGGCATCACGGTGTCGACGCTTCTCTGGGCGGACCTTTCGAACCGCTTCATCTGGGTCGTGCTCTTCGTCACCCTCGGCTACGGCGCGATCGGCTGGATCGACGACTACCGCAAGGTCGTGCATCACAACCCCCGGGGAATGAGCGCGAAGGAGAAATTCGGCTGGCAGTCCGTGATCGGGCTGATCGCGGCCTTCTACCTCGCGCTTGCGCTTTCGGTCGAGCCGGGCGGCACCTTCGCCGAGGCGCTCTCGAAGTGGTACGACGCCCGCTTCCCGCTTGACCTCACGCCCAATATTCACCTTCTGATCCCGTGCTTCAAGGACATTGCGCTTCCCTTCGGGCTGATCGGCTTCATGGTCTTCACGTACGTCGTGATCGTGGGCTCGAGCAATGCAGTCAATCTTACGGACGGTCTTGACGGGCTTGCCATTCTTCCGACCGTGCTGGTCGGCATGGCCTTGGGCGTCTTCGCCTATGTGGTGGGGCGTCCCGACTTTTCGTCCTATCTCATCTTCCCCTACATCCCGGGCGCCGGAGAACTCGTCGTCATTGCGGGGGCGCTCGCAGGCGCCGGGCTCGCCTTCCTCTGGTTCAATGCGCATCCGGCGCAGGTCTTCATGGGCGACGTCGGCGCGCTGGCGCTGGGCGGCTGCCTCGGAACGATGGCGGTGATTGCCCGTCAGGAGCTGGTGCTTGCAGTGATGGGCGGCGTCTTTGTGGCGGAAACGCTTTCCGTCATGATTCAGACCACCTACTTCCGGCTTTCGCACGGCAAGCGCGTCTTCCTGATGGCTCCCATTCATCACCACTTTGAATTGAAGGGCTGGAAGGAAACGCAGGTGGTGACCCGCTTCTGGATCATTACCTTCATTCTTGTCCTGATCGGACTTTCCACGCTCAAAATCCGCTGA
- the murD gene encoding UDP-N-acetylmuramoyl-L-alanine--D-glutamate ligase — protein MFDCSDEAYLRLDAANGNGRRALVAGLGASGRASADYLLRRGWQVSACDSRDKVPGLEGFLSAHPELAVALGGIPQSLPQGIDLVVMSPGISPWFGPAAALCAAARSAGVPVAGEIELFAGELAHLRAASGYSPKVIGITGTNGKTTTTSLTAKIGEAAGLKTIAAGNIGPNAVTELLKAEDAGSLPDLWVLELSSFQLDTTHTLRCDAAALLNITEDHINWHGSMEAYAAAKARIFAPDTVRVGNREDQLALEWTKKGLRNPSLLRTFGASKPAQPGEFGLEMAAHASQGLWLSSMDEMEVEILYLPESELLIRGRHNAMNALAALALTGAVGVSQQAAIGTLRTYKGEPHRVELVRTVKGRDFIDDSKGTNVGAVAAAVTGLAAQGRRILILLGGDGKGQDFAPLADVLKGRAVRAALIGKDADEIGRATEAAGVPSEKFPTLEDAVDWLWKESSEGDIILLSPACASWDMFRDYAERSEHFKNAAARIAEREECEA, from the coding sequence ATGTTCGATTGTTCCGACGAGGCCTATCTGAGGCTTGACGCCGCAAACGGGAACGGCCGCCGCGCGCTTGTCGCGGGGCTCGGCGCCTCCGGGCGCGCTTCGGCCGACTATCTTCTGAGGCGCGGCTGGCAGGTTTCGGCCTGCGACTCGCGAGACAAGGTGCCGGGGCTCGAAGGGTTTCTCTCCGCGCATCCGGAGCTCGCGGTCGCGCTCGGGGGCATTCCGCAGTCTCTCCCTCAAGGCATCGACCTCGTCGTCATGTCGCCCGGCATTTCGCCGTGGTTCGGTCCCGCGGCGGCGCTCTGCGCTGCCGCCAGAAGCGCAGGCGTTCCGGTGGCAGGCGAAATCGAACTCTTTGCCGGGGAACTCGCGCACCTCCGGGCGGCCTCAGGCTACTCGCCGAAGGTGATCGGGATTACCGGCACGAACGGCAAGACGACCACGACGAGCCTCACGGCAAAAATCGGCGAAGCGGCAGGTCTTAAAACGATCGCAGCCGGGAACATCGGTCCCAATGCCGTGACGGAGCTTCTGAAGGCAGAGGATGCCGGTTCGCTCCCCGATCTCTGGGTGCTTGAGCTTTCGAGCTTTCAGCTCGATACGACGCATACCCTCCGGTGCGACGCCGCGGCGCTTCTCAACATCACGGAAGACCACATCAACTGGCATGGATCCATGGAAGCCTATGCGGCTGCGAAGGCAAGAATCTTCGCGCCCGATACCGTCCGGGTCGGGAACCGCGAGGATCAGCTCGCGCTCGAGTGGACGAAAAAGGGACTCCGGAATCCGTCGCTTTTGAGAACGTTCGGCGCATCCAAACCCGCTCAGCCCGGGGAATTCGGGCTTGAGATGGCGGCGCACGCTTCTCAGGGACTCTGGCTCTCCTCGATGGACGAAATGGAGGTGGAGATCCTCTATCTTCCGGAATCGGAACTCCTGATCCGCGGGCGCCACAACGCCATGAATGCGCTTGCGGCGCTCGCGCTCACGGGCGCGGTCGGCGTGAGTCAGCAGGCGGCGATTGGAACGCTGAGAACCTATAAGGGAGAGCCCCACCGCGTGGAGCTCGTGCGTACGGTAAAGGGACGCGACTTCATCGACGACTCGAAAGGCACCAATGTCGGCGCCGTGGCGGCCGCCGTCACGGGGCTCGCGGCGCAGGGAAGACGCATCCTCATTCTCCTCGGGGGCGACGGCAAGGGGCAGGACTTTGCGCCTTTGGCCGATGTTCTCAAGGGCCGCGCCGTGCGCGCAGCCCTGATCGGCAAGGACGCCGATGAAATCGGTCGGGCGACCGAAGCCGCAGGCGTTCCGTCGGAAAAATTCCCGACGCTTGAAGATGCCGTCGACTGGCTCTGGAAGGAGAGCAGCGAGGGCGACATCATTCTGCTTTCGCCCGCCTGCGCCTCCTGGGACATGTTCCGCGACTATGCGGAAAGAAGCGAACACTTTAAGAATGCGGCGGCGCGGATTGCCGAGCGCGAGGAGTGTGAAGCGTGA
- the ftsW gene encoding putative lipid II flippase FtsW: protein MTRFEEFDDFRLSAPGLDWETLFCVAALLAFGTVMVFSATSSSGGGDALAAANTGELKRHLASIGLAAAAALVVYRVPLSFWFRWSGIIGVLCVLLLCAVFLPVVGKSVNGARRWIQIAGLSIQASELVKVGALIFAAAFTVKRQEFMHSFSRGFAPIAFPMVVVAFLLMQQPDLGATAVVAAEIMGVLFLGGLSMNIFLSVGAVVIAFVGFMIYMTPWRLSRVLAYLDPWSEEYVLGQSYQLSHSLIAFGRGELFGVGLGGSVEKLNYLPEAHTDFIMAVIAEETGFAGVILVLFIFYWLIRRAFEIGRQAIKLERYFAGLLAQGVGLWYGVQVIINVGVASGALPTKGLTLPFVSFGGSALLSSMIAIGLLLRVDRENKILMRGGQV from the coding sequence GTGACGCGCTTTGAGGAGTTCGACGACTTTCGCCTCTCCGCTCCCGGCCTTGACTGGGAGACGCTCTTTTGCGTTGCGGCGCTTCTGGCCTTCGGGACGGTGATGGTCTTTTCGGCCACCTCGTCCTCAGGGGGCGGGGATGCGCTCGCTGCCGCCAATACCGGGGAGCTCAAGCGCCACCTGGCGAGCATCGGTCTCGCCGCGGCAGCTGCGCTGGTGGTCTACCGGGTGCCGCTCTCCTTCTGGTTCCGCTGGTCGGGCATCATCGGCGTTTTATGCGTCCTCCTCCTTTGCGCCGTTTTTCTGCCTGTTGTGGGCAAAAGCGTCAACGGCGCGCGGCGCTGGATTCAGATCGCAGGCCTCTCGATTCAGGCGTCGGAGCTCGTGAAGGTGGGGGCGCTCATTTTTGCCGCCGCCTTTACGGTGAAGCGTCAGGAATTCATGCACTCCTTCTCGCGGGGCTTTGCGCCGATTGCGTTCCCGATGGTCGTCGTTGCCTTTCTTCTGATGCAGCAGCCCGACCTCGGCGCAACGGCAGTGGTTGCGGCGGAAATCATGGGGGTGCTCTTTCTGGGCGGCCTCTCCATGAACATCTTCCTTTCGGTGGGTGCGGTCGTCATCGCTTTCGTCGGCTTCATGATCTACATGACGCCCTGGAGGCTCTCGCGCGTGCTTGCCTACCTCGATCCCTGGAGCGAGGAATACGTGCTCGGGCAGTCCTATCAGCTTTCGCACTCCCTGATCGCTTTCGGCCGCGGGGAACTCTTCGGCGTGGGACTGGGCGGGTCGGTGGAAAAACTTAATTACCTTCCCGAGGCCCATACGGACTTCATCATGGCCGTGATTGCCGAAGAGACGGGTTTTGCCGGTGTTATCCTTGTCCTTTTCATTTTTTACTGGCTCATTCGCCGGGCGTTTGAAATCGGACGCCAGGCAATCAAGCTTGAGCGCTACTTCGCGGGGCTTCTCGCGCAGGGCGTTGGGCTTTGGTACGGCGTGCAGGTGATCATCAACGTGGGCGTGGCCTCGGGGGCGCTGCCGACGAAGGGGCTGACGCTTCCTTTCGTGAGCTTCGGAGGTTCGGCGCTTCTTTCCTCGATGATCGCCATTGGACTCCTTCTGCGCGTCGACCGTGAAAACAAAATTCTGATGCGTGGAGGTCAGGTGTGA
- the murG gene encoding undecaprenyldiphospho-muramoylpentapeptide beta-N-acetylglucosaminyltransferase: MTTEKNTNKERVLVIAAAGTGGHVMPGLAVARVMKERGWRIVWIGTTTGMEGGLVEREGIEFHALNFQGVRGKGLAGAVKGGIKMLKAIWESRALLKKIKPDLVFSTGGYVAVPVGFAAQNLKRPIVLMNCDADLLMSTNTLMPFTSALACGFAGGARTFAGAKGHTTGNPVRAEIAALPAPAERLAGRFGPLRLFVFGGSLGAQVLNDVLPEAIAKIPPENRPIVLHQTGRSRDEAVREHYARLGVQAEVVPFIDDMGARYRESDLVICRSGATSCSELCAAGAAAVLVPFIAKTTRHQLGNARYLADRGAAWLVEQPQFTADHVAELIAGMTREKILPVAEAARSIAVPDAAKNVADLIEETLAAREGAKH; encoded by the coding sequence GTGACGACGGAAAAAAATACAAATAAGGAACGCGTTCTCGTTATCGCCGCCGCCGGTACGGGCGGGCACGTGATGCCCGGTCTTGCCGTGGCGCGCGTAATGAAGGAGCGCGGCTGGAGAATCGTCTGGATCGGCACGACGACGGGCATGGAAGGCGGGCTCGTTGAGCGCGAGGGAATCGAATTCCATGCGCTCAACTTCCAGGGCGTGCGCGGCAAGGGTCTTGCCGGAGCCGTCAAGGGCGGCATCAAGATGCTTAAAGCCATCTGGGAGAGCCGCGCGCTTCTTAAAAAAATCAAACCCGACCTTGTCTTTTCAACGGGTGGCTACGTCGCCGTGCCCGTGGGTTTCGCCGCACAGAATCTGAAGCGCCCGATTGTTCTCATGAACTGCGACGCCGATCTCCTCATGTCCACCAATACGCTCATGCCCTTTACGAGCGCGCTCGCCTGCGGGTTTGCGGGCGGCGCCCGTACGTTTGCCGGGGCGAAGGGGCATACCACCGGGAACCCCGTGCGCGCGGAAATTGCGGCGCTCCCCGCCCCTGCGGAGCGCCTCGCGGGCCGCTTCGGGCCGCTGCGCCTTTTTGTTTTCGGCGGCAGCCTCGGCGCTCAGGTGCTGAACGACGTTCTGCCTGAAGCGATTGCGAAGATTCCTCCGGAAAATCGCCCGATCGTGCTCCATCAGACCGGACGCAGCCGGGATGAAGCCGTGCGCGAGCACTATGCGCGCTTGGGCGTTCAGGCCGAAGTGGTGCCCTTCATCGACGATATGGGGGCGCGCTACCGCGAGAGCGATCTGGTCATCTGCCGCTCCGGGGCAACGAGCTGCTCGGAACTCTGCGCTGCGGGCGCAGCGGCCGTCCTTGTTCCCTTCATTGCGAAGACGACACGCCACCAGCTCGGCAACGCCAGATATCTTGCCGACAGGGGCGCCGCCTGGCTCGTCGAGCAGCCGCAGTTCACGGCCGATCACGTGGCCGAACTCATTGCCGGCATGACCCGCGAAAAGATTCTTCCGGTGGCTGAAGCCGCCCGCAGCATTGCGGTTCCTGATGCCGCCAAAAATGTCGCCGACCTGATCGAGGAGACGCTTGCCGCGCGCGAAGGCGCAAAGCATTGA
- the murC gene encoding UDP-N-acetylmuramate--L-alanine ligase: MKFLVNHLHFVGIGGAGMSGIAEVLLNLGYVISGSDIARTAVTERLQELGARIYLGHDKKHIRGADAVIVSSAVKADNPEVVAARELGIPVVPRAVMLAELMRLRRGIAIAGAHGKTTTTSLTASLLAAGGLDPTFVIGGKLNSAGANARLGTGEFLVAEADESDASFLNLTPVISAVTNIDEDHMDTYGHDFERLKSAFVDFLERLPFYGVAVLCMDDPNVREIRPRVTKPVIGYGLSPEANVRAIDVEAAGTQMRFTVLRPDHPPLPVTLNLPGVHNVRNALAAIAIATLAGVKDADIVKGLLEFRGVGRRFAQYGDIPIRDAEGKITGSFTLIDDYGHHPHEMAATLAAVRGAFPGRRIIVAFQPHRYTRTRDCFDAFVKVLEDVDGLVLANVYPAGEDPIEGADSDHLARAIAAQGYHEPVVVNVEDVPQSVRAIARDGDVVITMGAGSIGKAAPKIAGLA, from the coding sequence GTGAAGTTTCTCGTTAATCACCTCCACTTCGTCGGCATCGGCGGCGCGGGCATGAGCGGCATCGCTGAGGTGCTCCTCAATCTCGGCTACGTCATCAGCGGTTCGGACATTGCCCGGACGGCCGTCACCGAGCGCCTGCAGGAGCTCGGCGCCCGCATCTATCTCGGGCACGACAAGAAGCACATCCGCGGTGCGGATGCGGTTATTGTTTCCTCGGCCGTGAAGGCCGACAATCCGGAAGTGGTCGCCGCCCGCGAGCTCGGCATCCCGGTGGTGCCGCGTGCGGTGATGCTCGCCGAGCTGATGCGCCTGAGGCGCGGCATCGCAATAGCGGGCGCGCACGGGAAGACCACCACGACGTCGCTTACCGCCTCGCTCCTCGCAGCGGGCGGTCTCGATCCCACCTTCGTGATCGGCGGAAAATTGAATTCCGCGGGCGCGAATGCGCGTCTTGGAACGGGTGAATTCCTCGTTGCGGAAGCCGATGAATCTGACGCCTCTTTCCTCAACCTCACGCCCGTGATCTCAGCGGTCACCAATATCGACGAAGATCACATGGATACCTACGGGCATGATTTCGAACGCCTGAAGAGCGCCTTCGTCGACTTTCTCGAGCGCCTTCCCTTCTACGGCGTTGCGGTTCTCTGCATGGACGACCCCAACGTACGCGAAATCCGGCCGCGGGTCACCAAGCCCGTGATCGGCTACGGGCTTTCCCCGGAAGCCAACGTGCGCGCGATCGATGTCGAGGCGGCGGGCACGCAGATGCGCTTTACGGTGCTCCGGCCCGACCATCCGCCGCTTCCGGTCACGCTCAATCTTCCGGGCGTGCACAACGTGAGAAATGCGCTCGCGGCCATCGCGATCGCAACCCTCGCGGGCGTGAAGGACGCCGATATCGTGAAGGGGCTCCTCGAATTCCGCGGCGTCGGCAGGCGCTTTGCTCAGTACGGCGACATTCCGATCCGGGATGCCGAAGGGAAAATCACGGGGAGCTTCACGTTGATCGACGATTACGGTCATCATCCGCACGAAATGGCGGCGACGCTCGCTGCCGTGCGCGGCGCGTTCCCGGGCCGCCGCATCATCGTTGCCTTCCAGCCCCATCGCTATACGCGCACGCGCGACTGCTTCGATGCGTTCGTGAAGGTTCTTGAGGATGTGGATGGACTCGTGCTCGCAAACGTCTACCCCGCGGGCGAGGATCCGATTGAGGGCGCGGACAGCGACCATCTCGCCCGGGCGATTGCCGCGCAAGGGTATCACGAGCCCGTCGTCGTCAATGTTGAGGATGTCCCTCAAAGCGTGCGCGCCATCGCAAGGGACGGCGACGTCGTGATCACGATGGGCGCAGGGTCGATCGGCAAGGCGGCGCCGAAGATTGCGGGGCTCGCCTGA
- a CDS encoding D-alanine--D-alanine ligase gives MTSMLNRVVVLQGGISSEREVSLLSGRGVADALRAKGLDVDVWDPATDSVGMLEEGGYDAAFIALHGKLGEDGSIQGLLNCLGLPYTGPGVVASAIAIDKEMTKAIWSDAGIPVPAGARLSARSSDAELLSAIDAFGKTGLVVKPGHDGSSIGVTKILPEALSLESLREAVRNAAACDAGEVLAEEYIQGREFTVAVLDGEALPVIEIIAPEGSYDFQNKYYTDSVRYECPAKLSEAESAALRAACEKAFRTLGCRGWSRIDAMRRPEGGFALLEINTSPGMTPHSLVPMAARSVGLDYGELCLKVLGLAQTD, from the coding sequence ATGACCAGTATGTTGAATCGCGTGGTGGTGCTTCAGGGCGGCATTTCGTCTGAGCGCGAGGTGTCGTTGCTTTCGGGCAGGGGCGTTGCGGATGCGCTTCGCGCCAAGGGTCTCGATGTGGATGTCTGGGATCCGGCAACCGACAGCGTCGGGATGCTCGAGGAAGGCGGCTATGACGCAGCCTTCATCGCGCTTCACGGGAAGCTCGGCGAAGACGGATCCATCCAGGGGCTTCTCAATTGCCTGGGCCTCCCCTATACGGGACCGGGCGTTGTCGCCTCTGCAATTGCGATCGATAAGGAAATGACGAAGGCGATCTGGAGCGACGCCGGCATTCCCGTTCCTGCCGGCGCGCGGCTTTCCGCCCGTTCGAGCGATGCGGAGCTTCTATCCGCCATCGACGCTTTCGGAAAGACGGGCCTCGTGGTGAAGCCCGGGCACGACGGATCCTCGATCGGCGTGACGAAGATCCTCCCCGAAGCGCTTTCGCTCGAGAGCCTGCGCGAAGCCGTAAGGAATGCGGCCGCGTGCGATGCGGGCGAAGTGCTCGCCGAGGAATACATCCAGGGCCGCGAATTCACGGTTGCCGTGCTTGACGGCGAGGCGCTCCCCGTCATTGAAATCATTGCGCCGGAGGGAAGCTACGACTTCCAGAACAAGTACTACACCGACTCCGTTCGCTATGAATGTCCGGCGAAGCTCTCCGAAGCGGAATCGGCGGCGCTTCGCGCCGCCTGCGAAAAGGCCTTCCGGACGCTCGGCTGCCGCGGCTGGTCGCGCATCGACGCGATGCGCCGTCCCGAGGGCGGCTTTGCGCTTCTTGAGATCAATACCTCCCCGGGAATGACGCCGCACTCGCTCGTGCCGATGGCGGCCCGGAGCGTGGGGCTTGATTACGGCGAGCTCTGCCTGAAAGTGCTTGGGCTCGCTCAAACGGATTAA